A DNA window from Streptomyces sp. CA-278952 contains the following coding sequences:
- a CDS encoding flavoprotein, with amino-acid sequence MSDQPDRPARKPFLYVIVCAAGVARDVDRLFVAAQDAGWDVGVVATPQGLGFLDAAAVEARTGYPVRSAWRSPGEPRPLPDPDAIAVAPATFNTVNKWAAGISDTLALGILCEAYGLGVPTVVLPAVNSSLAAHPAYAESLRRLRGMGVLVSPHTPHTPKSGEAAPFPWKDALELLAPVLSART; translated from the coding sequence ATGAGCGATCAGCCCGACCGGCCGGCCCGGAAGCCGTTCTTGTACGTCATCGTCTGCGCGGCCGGCGTCGCCCGTGACGTCGACCGGCTCTTCGTCGCGGCGCAGGACGCCGGCTGGGACGTCGGCGTCGTCGCCACCCCGCAGGGGCTCGGCTTCCTCGACGCGGCGGCCGTCGAGGCGCGGACCGGATACCCGGTCCGCTCCGCCTGGCGCTCCCCCGGAGAACCACGCCCGCTGCCCGACCCGGACGCCATCGCCGTCGCGCCCGCCACGTTCAACACCGTCAACAAGTGGGCGGCCGGGATCTCGGACACCCTGGCCCTCGGCATCCTCTGCGAGGCGTACGGCCTCGGCGTCCCCACCGTCGTACTCCCGGCCGTGAACTCTTCCCTCGCCGCGCATCCCGCGTACGCCGAGAGCCTGCGGAGGCTGCGCGGCATGGGCGTCCTCGTCAGCCCCCACACCCCGCACACGCCCAAGTCCGGTGAGGCGGCTCCCTTCCCCTGGAAGGACGCCCTGGAGCTGCTCGCGCCCGTGCTCTCCGCGCGGACCTGA
- a CDS encoding dihydrofolate reductase family protein gives MTQLLRVQNFTVSSDGIAAGEDQTLERPFGHVDPGRLFSWAGATASWPNRTDPGGSRGLDDYFTRDFAQNIGAEIMGRNKFGPQRGPWENHDWQGWWGDEPPFHTPVFVMTHHTRPSVTLSDTTFHFVDADPAAVLDRAREAAGGKDVRLGGGVTTIREFLDADLIDTLHVAVAPVKLGTGLHLWDSPDDLRDRYHLDVVPSPSGMTHHLFWRK, from the coding sequence ATGACTCAGCTTCTGCGAGTTCAGAACTTCACGGTGTCGAGCGACGGCATCGCCGCCGGTGAGGACCAGACGCTGGAGCGGCCGTTCGGCCACGTCGACCCGGGCCGGCTCTTCTCCTGGGCGGGCGCCACGGCGAGCTGGCCGAACCGCACCGATCCCGGCGGGAGTCGTGGCCTGGACGACTACTTCACGCGGGACTTCGCGCAGAACATCGGGGCGGAGATCATGGGCCGCAACAAGTTCGGCCCGCAGCGGGGCCCGTGGGAGAACCACGATTGGCAGGGCTGGTGGGGCGACGAACCTCCGTTCCACACACCGGTGTTCGTGATGACCCACCACACGCGCCCTTCGGTCACGCTCTCCGACACCACGTTCCACTTCGTCGACGCCGACCCGGCGGCGGTGCTGGACCGGGCGCGGGAGGCGGCGGGCGGCAAGGACGTCCGGCTCGGCGGCGGCGTCACCACGATCCGCGAGTTCCTCGACGCCGACCTGATCGACACCCTGCACGTCGCGGTCGCCCCGGTGAAACTGGGCACCGGCCTGCACCTGTGGGACTCACCGGACGACCTGCGCGACCGCTACCACCTGGACGTCGTCCCGAGCCCGAGCGGCATGACGCATCACCTGTTCTGGCGGAAGTGA
- a CDS encoding cobalt-precorrin-5B (C(1))-methyltransferase, which translates to MNAEARGGRSAQLKHTGLRPGWTTGACATAATTAAYTALLTGDFPDPVTITLPKGQTPAFALAVEELTAGPGEAVATAGVVKDAGDDPDVTHGALVRSTVRRLPPGSGVVFRAGPGVGTVTLPGLPLDVGEPAVNPVPRRLMREHVERVAAEHGGTGDVEITVSVDHGEEIARSTWNGRLGILGGLSILGTTGVVVPYSCSAWIDSIRRGVDVARAAGLAHVAGCTGSTSERTVVSEYGLPDIALLDMGDFAGAVLKYVRRHPVARLTICGGFAKLSKLAAGHLDLHSARSQVDKPFLAELARTGGANEELASRITTANTGLEALRLCEAAGVPLGDLVAARARDEALAVLRGAPVAVDVICIDRAGVVVGRG; encoded by the coding sequence ATGAACGCTGAGGCGCGGGGCGGTCGCAGTGCCCAACTCAAACACACCGGCCTGCGCCCCGGCTGGACGACCGGGGCCTGTGCGACGGCGGCGACGACGGCCGCGTACACGGCGCTGCTGACCGGCGACTTCCCGGACCCGGTGACCATCACCCTGCCGAAGGGCCAGACACCGGCGTTCGCGCTGGCGGTGGAGGAGCTGACGGCCGGGCCGGGTGAGGCGGTGGCGACGGCCGGAGTGGTGAAGGACGCGGGCGACGACCCGGACGTGACGCACGGGGCGCTGGTCCGGTCGACCGTACGGAGACTGCCGCCCGGTTCCGGTGTGGTGTTCCGGGCGGGCCCGGGCGTGGGCACGGTCACCCTCCCCGGCCTGCCGCTGGACGTCGGTGAGCCCGCGGTGAACCCGGTCCCGCGCCGGCTGATGCGCGAGCATGTGGAGCGGGTGGCGGCGGAGCACGGCGGGACGGGGGACGTGGAGATCACGGTCTCGGTCGACCACGGCGAGGAGATCGCCCGCTCGACGTGGAACGGCCGGCTCGGCATCCTGGGCGGCCTGTCGATCCTGGGCACGACGGGGGTGGTGGTCCCGTACTCCTGCTCGGCGTGGATCGACTCGATCCGCCGGGGCGTGGACGTGGCGAGGGCGGCGGGCCTGGCCCATGTGGCGGGCTGCACGGGCTCGACGTCGGAGAGGACGGTGGTGTCGGAGTACGGCCTGCCGGACATCGCGCTGCTGGACATGGGCGACTTCGCGGGCGCGGTCCTGAAATACGTACGCCGGCATCCCGTCGCCCGCCTCACGATCTGCGGCGGCTTCGCCAAGCTCTCCAAACTGGCGGCGGGCCACCTGGACCTCCACTCGGCCCGCTCCCAGGTCGACAAGCCCTTCCTGGCCGAGCTGGCCCGGACGGGCGGGGCGAACGAGGAGCTGGCTTCCCGGATCACCACCGCCAACACGGGCCTGGAGGCCCTGCGCCTCTGCGAAGCGGCGGGCGTCCCCCTCGGCGACCTGGTCGCCGCCCGAGCCCGCGACGAGGCCCTGGCGGTGCTACGGGGCGCGCCGGTCGCGGTCGACGTGATCTGCATCGACCGGGCGGGGGTGGTGGTGGGGCGGGGGTAG
- a CDS encoding cobalt-precorrin-6A reductase: protein MLRVLPVLPVHVLLLGGTTEARRLAEHLVAHDPEVRVTTSLAGRVSAPRLPPGDVRVGGFGGPEGLAAWVREHGVDLLVDATHPFAATMSRNAAEAAAQTHVPLLALRRPGWVAQDGDRWHIAGSLAEAAELLPALGERVFLTTGRMGLAAFAGTGLDALWFLVRSVDAPEPPCPARMEVLLDRGPFDLPGELDLIRRHRIDVLVTKDSGGDATAPKLTAAREAGIPVVVVRRPPVPEGVPVARTPDEAAEWVRRLYASG, encoded by the coding sequence ATGCTGCGTGTTCTGCCTGTTCTGCCTGTGCATGTGCTTCTTCTGGGGGGTACGACCGAGGCGCGCCGGCTGGCCGAGCACCTGGTCGCCCATGACCCGGAGGTCCGGGTCACCACCTCGCTCGCCGGGCGGGTCTCCGCTCCCCGGCTTCCGCCCGGTGACGTGCGTGTCGGCGGGTTCGGGGGGCCCGAGGGGCTCGCCGCCTGGGTGCGTGAGCACGGTGTGGACCTCCTCGTCGATGCCACCCACCCCTTCGCCGCGACCATGAGCCGGAACGCGGCCGAGGCCGCCGCACAAACCCATGTTCCTCTCCTCGCCCTCCGCAGGCCCGGCTGGGTCGCCCAGGACGGTGACCGCTGGCACATCGCCGGATCGCTCGCCGAGGCCGCCGAGCTGCTGCCCGCACTCGGCGAGCGGGTCTTCCTCACCACCGGGCGGATGGGGCTCGCCGCCTTCGCGGGAACGGGACTCGACGCGTTGTGGTTCCTCGTGCGGTCCGTCGACGCGCCGGAGCCGCCCTGTCCGGCCCGGATGGAGGTGCTGCTCGACCGGGGGCCGTTCGATCTCCCCGGGGAGCTCGATCTCATCCGCCGCCATCGGATCGATGTGCTCGTCACCAAGGACAGCGGCGGGGACGCCACCGCCCCCAAGCTCACCGCCGCCCGTGAAGCCGGGATTCCCGTCGTCGTCGTCCGGCGGCCACCGGTACCGGAAGGGGTGCCGGTGGCCCGTACGCCCGACGAGGCCGCCGAGTGGGTGCGCCGGCTCTACGCCTCCGGGTAG
- a CDS encoding precorrin-2 C(20)-methyltransferase has product MKDTSTGRLYGVGLGPGDPNLMTLRAVRAIGEADVVAYHSARHGRSIARSIAAAHLRPDHIEEALVYPVTTETTDHPGGYRGALEEFYEKAAARLAAHLDAGLTVAVLAEGDPMFYGSYMHMHKRLADRYTTEVIPGVTSVSAAAARLGTPLVEGEEILTILPGTLPEEELTARLAATDTAVVMKLGRTFPAVRGAFEASGRLAEARYVERATMAGERTGDLADIDPASVPYFSVAVLPSRVDAPRPSGQGDSGEVVVVGTGPAGPLWLTPETRGALAAADAVVGYTTYLDRVPVRPGQARHGSDNKVESERAEFALDLARRGHRVAVVSGGDPGVFAMATAVLEVASQDAYADIPVRVLPGVTAANAAAARAGAPLGHDYATISLSDRLKPWEVIAERLRAAASADLVLALYNPGSKSRTWQVGKARDLLLEHRSPDTPVVLARDVGGPAESVRTVRLADVDPAEVDMRTLLIVGSSQTRWVRRGGSGADRSIVWTPRRYPEA; this is encoded by the coding sequence GTGAAGGACACCAGTACCGGCAGGCTCTACGGTGTCGGGCTCGGCCCCGGCGACCCGAACCTGATGACGCTGCGGGCCGTCCGGGCGATCGGCGAGGCCGACGTCGTCGCGTACCACAGCGCCCGGCACGGCCGCTCGATCGCCCGGTCCATCGCGGCGGCGCACCTGCGGCCCGACCACATCGAGGAGGCCCTGGTCTACCCCGTCACGACGGAGACCACGGACCACCCGGGCGGCTACCGGGGCGCGTTGGAGGAGTTCTACGAGAAGGCCGCGGCCCGTCTCGCGGCGCACCTGGACGCGGGCCTGACCGTCGCGGTGCTCGCCGAGGGCGACCCGATGTTCTACGGCTCGTACATGCACATGCACAAGCGCCTGGCCGACCGCTACACCACCGAGGTCATCCCGGGCGTGACGTCCGTCAGCGCGGCGGCGGCCCGCCTCGGCACCCCCCTGGTCGAGGGCGAGGAGATCCTCACGATCCTCCCCGGCACCCTCCCGGAGGAGGAGCTGACGGCCCGTCTCGCCGCCACGGACACGGCCGTGGTGATGAAGCTGGGGCGTACGTTCCCGGCGGTGCGCGGGGCGTTCGAGGCGTCGGGGAGGCTGGCGGAGGCGCGGTACGTGGAGCGGGCGACGATGGCCGGGGAGCGCACGGGCGACCTGGCGGACATCGACCCGGCGTCGGTCCCGTACTTCTCGGTGGCGGTGCTGCCGAGCCGCGTCGACGCGCCGCGCCCGTCCGGGCAGGGCGACTCGGGCGAGGTCGTGGTCGTGGGCACAGGACCGGCGGGCCCGCTGTGGCTGACGCCGGAGACCCGGGGAGCACTCGCGGCGGCCGACGCCGTGGTCGGCTACACGACCTACCTGGACCGGGTGCCGGTCCGTCCGGGTCAGGCGCGGCACGGCTCGGACAACAAGGTGGAGTCGGAGCGCGCCGAGTTCGCGCTGGACCTGGCCCGGCGCGGCCACCGTGTCGCGGTGGTCTCGGGCGGCGACCCCGGGGTCTTCGCGATGGCGACGGCGGTGCTGGAGGTGGCCTCGCAGGACGCGTACGCGGACATCCCCGTACGGGTTCTCCCCGGCGTGACCGCGGCCAACGCTGCGGCGGCCCGCGCGGGTGCGCCGCTGGGCCACGACTACGCCACGATCTCCCTCTCGGACCGGCTCAAGCCGTGGGAGGTCATCGCGGAGCGCCTGCGCGCGGCGGCCTCGGCGGACCTGGTGCTGGCCCTGTACAACCCGGGCTCCAAGTCCCGTACGTGGCAGGTCGGCAAGGCCCGCGACCTGCTCCTGGAGCACCGCTCGCCGGACACCCCGGTGGTGCTGGCGCGCGATGTGGGCGGCCCGGCGGAGAGCGTACGCACGGTGCGGCTGGCCGATGTCGACCCGGCGGAGGTGGACATGCGGACGCTGCTGATCGTGGGCTCGTCGCAGACCCGGTGGGTGCGGAGGGGCGGCTCCGGCGCGGACCGGTCCATCGTGTGGACGCCGCGCCGCTACCCGGAGGCGTAG
- a CDS encoding precorrin-8X methylmutase, with the protein MHQYEKDGPAIYRQSFATIRAEADLAGLPADVSQVAVRMIHACGMVDLVADLAFSPNAVADARAALRSGAPILCDVAMVASGVTRKRLPADNDVVCTLSDPSVPELAAKMGTTRSAAALELWRDRMEGAVVAVGNAPTALFRLLEMIEEGAPRPAAVIGVPVGFIGAAESKEALAEHASGLEHLIVRGRRGGSAIAAAALNAIASEEE; encoded by the coding sequence GTGCACCAGTACGAGAAGGACGGACCGGCGATCTACCGCCAGTCCTTCGCCACCATCCGCGCGGAGGCGGATCTGGCCGGGCTGCCCGCCGACGTGAGCCAGGTCGCCGTCCGCATGATCCACGCCTGCGGCATGGTCGACCTCGTGGCTGACCTCGCCTTCTCACCGAACGCCGTGGCCGACGCCCGCGCGGCCCTGCGGTCCGGCGCTCCGATCCTCTGCGACGTGGCGATGGTGGCCAGCGGGGTCACCCGCAAGCGGCTGCCCGCCGACAACGACGTGGTGTGCACGCTGTCCGACCCGTCCGTGCCGGAGCTGGCCGCGAAGATGGGGACCACGCGCAGCGCGGCGGCCCTGGAGCTGTGGCGGGACCGGATGGAGGGGGCGGTCGTCGCGGTAGGCAACGCCCCGACCGCCCTGTTCCGCCTGCTGGAGATGATCGAGGAGGGCGCCCCGCGCCCGGCCGCGGTCATCGGCGTCCCGGTCGGCTTCATCGGCGCGGCCGAGTCCAAGGAGGCCCTGGCCGAGCACGCGTCGGGCCTGGAGCACCTGATCGTGCGCGGCCGGCGCGGCGGCAGCGCGATAGCGGCCGCGGCGCTCAACGCCATCGCGAGCGAGGAAGAGTAG
- a CDS encoding cobalamin biosynthesis protein CobG, with amino-acid sequence MLAAMPDSAPSPLSVGGTSPRDGGDACPGTLRLHRADDGGLARVRVPGGVLSADRADALLAVAGRFGDGELHLTSRGNVQLRGLDAECGGGPAELLGAAGLLPSAAHERARNIVASPLAGLDGSPSVSGWLSELDGLVCGSAATAALSGRFLFALDAGGGDVDALGADVTLIAEGGACLLRVGAADEVFRLPAADGPRAALLAAEAFLRAARDSGAWRVKDLPDEVRAALVRTIGAAAGPPVHRPRPRTAKAPAPGPVTARTHSTTETATALATATVTARATVTAISVGVPLGRLAPAQWRLLTETARRYGNERYGHELRLTPWRGIIIPGSFGESGPSGRSGHAAEALDTLAAAGLITGPDSPWTGVGACIGHPGCAKSLSDVRAEAGAAVGPVGRLPVYWSGCERRCGHPHGEWIDVVVTPDGHRIAHVRGEHRDPRAAVRDDPAELAAAVAAARA; translated from the coding sequence ATGCTCGCCGCCATGCCCGATTCCGCCCCCTCGCCCCTTTCCGTGGGCGGCACATCCCCCCGCGACGGCGGCGACGCCTGCCCGGGGACGCTGCGGCTGCACCGGGCCGACGACGGTGGCCTGGCCCGGGTACGCGTCCCCGGCGGGGTGTTGAGCGCGGACCGGGCGGACGCGCTGCTCGCGGTGGCCGGCCGGTTCGGGGACGGTGAGCTGCATCTCACCTCGCGGGGCAACGTCCAGCTGCGCGGCCTCGACGCGGAGTGCGGCGGCGGGCCGGCCGAACTGCTCGGCGCCGCCGGGCTGCTGCCGTCCGCCGCGCACGAGCGGGCCCGCAACATCGTGGCCTCGCCGCTCGCCGGACTCGACGGATCGCCCTCGGTCAGCGGCTGGTTGTCCGAGCTGGACGGCCTGGTGTGCGGGTCGGCCGCCACCGCCGCGCTCTCCGGCCGCTTCCTCTTCGCCCTCGACGCGGGCGGCGGTGACGTGGACGCGCTGGGCGCTGACGTGACGCTGATCGCGGAGGGCGGTGCCTGCCTCCTGCGGGTCGGGGCCGCCGACGAGGTGTTCCGGCTGCCGGCGGCGGACGGCCCGCGCGCCGCGCTCCTGGCCGCCGAGGCATTCCTCCGCGCCGCCCGGGACTCCGGCGCGTGGCGCGTGAAGGACCTGCCCGACGAGGTACGCGCCGCACTGGTCCGCACGATCGGGGCGGCGGCGGGCCCCCCTGTCCACCGTCCCCGTCCGCGTACGGCGAAGGCCCCGGCCCCGGGCCCGGTCACCGCACGAACCCACAGCACGACCGAGACCGCGACAGCACTCGCGACCGCGACCGTGACAGCACGCGCGACCGTGACCGCGATCAGCGTCGGCGTGCCGCTGGGCCGGCTCGCCCCCGCCCAGTGGCGGCTGCTCACCGAGACGGCCCGGCGGTACGGGAACGAGCGGTACGGGCACGAGCTGCGGCTCACCCCGTGGCGCGGGATCATCATCCCCGGCTCCTTCGGGGAGTCCGGGCCCTCCGGGCGCTCCGGGCACGCGGCGGAGGCCCTGGACACGCTGGCGGCAGCCGGACTGATCACCGGCCCGGACTCCCCGTGGACCGGCGTCGGCGCCTGCATCGGCCACCCCGGCTGTGCGAAGTCGCTGTCCGACGTACGGGCCGAAGCGGGGGCCGCTGTCGGACCGGTCGGCCGGCTCCCTGTGTACTGGTCCGGGTGCGAACGCCGCTGCGGCCACCCCCACGGCGAGTGGATCGACGTGGTCGTCACGCCCGACGGACACCGGATCGCGCACGTACGGGGCGAACACCGTGACCCCCGGGCAGCGGTCCGCGACGACCCGGCGGAACTCGCCGCGGCGGTGGCCGCGGCCCGCGCCTGA
- the cobN gene encoding cobaltochelatase subunit CobN, which produces MILLLSTSDTDLLSARACEGPVSYRYANPSRVSLDGLPDLLDGVDLVVVRLLGGVRAWQEGLDAVLATGRPVVVLTGEQAPDAQLMAASTVPIGIAAEAHAYLAHGGPANLEQLARFLSDTVLLTGHGFEPPAPAPAWGPLEREAREVAEGAPTVAVLYYRAHHMSGNTAFIDALCTAVEDAGARPLPLYVASLRTPETELIDALRAADAIVTTVLAAGGTKPAEASAGGDDESWDAGALTGLDVPILQALCLTSPRSAWEENDEGVSPLDAATQIAVPEFDGRLITVPFSFKEIDEDGLPAYVADAERAARVAGIAVRHAKLRHIPNAEKRIALVLSAYPTKHSRIGNAVGLDTPASAVALLRRLRAEGYDFGPEADIPGLVSGEGDELIYALIEAGGHDQEWLTDEQLAKNPVRIPAADYRRWFATLPEELRLAVERHWGPAPGEMFVDRSANPEGDIVLAALRRGNLLILIQPPRGFGENPIAIYHDPDLPPSHHYLAAYRWIAASADDNGFGADAMIHLGKHGNLEWLPGKNAGLSAACGPDAALGDLPLIYPFLVNDPGEGTQAKRRVHATLIDHLVPPMARADSYGDIARLEQLLDEHAQIAAMDPAKLPAIRAQIWTLIQAAKLDHDLGLEDRPEDEGFDDFIMHLDGWLCEIKDVQIRDGLHVLGNPPAGNDRVNLVLAVLRARQIWGGTASLPGLREALGLDESAATRTAADTIEEQARALVQAMDDADWDPAAVASVAAGLPDAVADILTFAATEVVPRMAATTDELTHAVHALNGGFVPAGPSGSPLRGLVNVLPTGRNFYSVDPKAVPSKLAWETGQALADSLLTRYRTDNGDWPTSVGLSLWGTSAMRTAGDDIAEAFALLGIRPVWDDASRRVTGLEPIAYEELGRPRIDVTLRISGFFRDAFPHTVGLLDDAVRLAASLDEPAEQNYVRAHTQADLAEHGDERRATTRIFGSRPGTYGAGLLQLIDSRDWRTDADLAEVYTVWGGYAYGRELDGRPAREEMESAYQRIEVAAKNTDTREHDIADSDDYFQYHGGMVATVRALKGKAPEAYIGDSTRPETVRTRTLVEETSRVFRARVVNPKWIEAMRRHGYKGAFELAATVDYLFGYDATTGVVADWMYDKLTETYVLDPENRQFLQEANPWALHGIAERLLEAESRGMWAKPDPAVLDALRQVYLETEGNLEGED; this is translated from the coding sequence ATGATCCTGCTCCTGTCGACGTCCGACACCGACCTCCTGAGCGCCCGCGCTTGTGAGGGACCCGTCAGCTACCGGTATGCCAACCCCTCCCGCGTCTCCCTCGACGGACTGCCGGACCTCCTGGACGGCGTCGACCTCGTCGTCGTACGCCTCCTCGGCGGCGTCCGGGCCTGGCAGGAAGGGCTCGACGCGGTGCTGGCCACCGGCCGCCCCGTCGTCGTGCTGACCGGGGAGCAGGCCCCCGACGCCCAGTTGATGGCCGCCTCCACCGTGCCGATCGGCATCGCCGCCGAGGCGCACGCCTACCTCGCGCACGGCGGGCCCGCCAACCTGGAGCAGCTGGCCCGGTTCCTCTCCGACACCGTGCTGCTGACCGGCCACGGCTTCGAGCCGCCCGCCCCGGCCCCCGCGTGGGGGCCGCTGGAGCGGGAGGCCCGTGAGGTGGCCGAGGGCGCGCCGACGGTCGCCGTCCTCTACTACCGCGCTCACCACATGAGCGGGAACACCGCGTTCATCGACGCGCTGTGCACCGCCGTCGAGGACGCCGGGGCCCGGCCGCTCCCGCTGTACGTCGCCTCCCTCCGTACGCCGGAGACCGAGCTGATCGACGCGCTCCGCGCCGCCGACGCCATCGTGACCACCGTCCTCGCGGCGGGCGGCACCAAGCCCGCCGAGGCGTCGGCCGGCGGCGACGACGAGTCGTGGGACGCGGGCGCGCTCACCGGGCTCGACGTGCCGATCCTCCAGGCGCTCTGCCTCACCAGCCCGCGCAGCGCCTGGGAGGAGAACGACGAGGGCGTCTCCCCGCTGGACGCGGCCACCCAGATCGCGGTGCCGGAGTTCGACGGCCGGCTGATCACCGTCCCCTTCTCCTTCAAGGAGATCGACGAGGACGGGCTCCCGGCGTACGTCGCCGACGCCGAGCGCGCGGCCCGGGTCGCCGGGATCGCCGTACGGCACGCGAAGCTGCGGCACATCCCGAACGCGGAGAAGCGCATCGCGCTCGTACTCTCCGCCTACCCGACCAAGCACTCCCGGATCGGTAACGCGGTCGGGCTCGACACGCCCGCCAGCGCCGTCGCGCTGCTGCGGCGGCTGCGCGCCGAGGGGTACGACTTCGGCCCGGAGGCCGACATCCCGGGGCTGGTCTCCGGCGAGGGCGACGAGCTGATCTACGCGCTGATCGAGGCGGGCGGCCACGACCAGGAGTGGCTGACCGACGAGCAGTTGGCCAAGAACCCGGTCCGTATCCCGGCCGCCGACTACCGCCGCTGGTTCGCCACCCTCCCCGAGGAGCTGCGCCTCGCCGTGGAGCGGCACTGGGGCCCGGCTCCCGGCGAGATGTTCGTCGACCGGTCGGCCAACCCGGAGGGCGACATCGTCCTCGCGGCCCTGCGGCGCGGCAACCTCCTCATCCTCATCCAGCCGCCGCGCGGCTTCGGCGAGAACCCGATCGCGATCTACCACGACCCCGATCTGCCGCCCTCGCACCACTACCTGGCCGCCTACCGCTGGATCGCCGCCTCCGCCGACGACAACGGCTTCGGCGCCGACGCCATGATTCACCTCGGCAAGCACGGCAATCTGGAGTGGCTGCCCGGCAAGAACGCCGGTCTCTCGGCCGCCTGCGGCCCGGACGCCGCCCTCGGCGACCTGCCGCTGATCTACCCGTTCCTGGTCAACGACCCGGGCGAGGGCACGCAGGCCAAGCGCCGCGTCCACGCCACGCTGATCGACCACCTGGTGCCGCCGATGGCCCGCGCCGACAGCTACGGCGACATCGCCCGCCTGGAGCAACTCCTCGACGAGCACGCCCAGATCGCCGCGATGGACCCGGCGAAGCTGCCCGCGATCCGCGCGCAGATCTGGACGCTGATCCAGGCCGCGAAGCTCGACCACGACCTCGGCCTGGAGGACCGGCCGGAGGACGAGGGCTTCGACGACTTCATCATGCATCTCGACGGCTGGCTCTGCGAGATCAAGGACGTCCAGATCCGCGACGGGCTCCACGTGCTGGGCAACCCCCCCGCCGGGAACGACCGGGTCAACCTGGTGCTCGCCGTGCTCCGCGCCCGCCAGATCTGGGGCGGGACGGCCTCGCTGCCGGGGCTGCGCGAGGCTCTCGGCCTCGACGAGTCGGCCGCCACCCGCACCGCGGCCGACACCATCGAGGAGCAGGCCCGCGCGCTGGTCCAGGCGATGGACGACGCCGACTGGGACCCGGCCGCCGTGGCGTCCGTCGCCGCCGGGCTGCCGGACGCGGTCGCCGACATCCTCACCTTCGCGGCCACCGAGGTCGTCCCGCGCATGGCGGCCACGACCGACGAACTCACCCACGCCGTCCACGCGTTGAACGGCGGCTTCGTCCCGGCCGGCCCGTCCGGCTCGCCCCTGCGCGGCCTGGTCAACGTCCTGCCCACCGGCCGCAACTTCTACTCGGTCGACCCGAAGGCCGTCCCCTCCAAGCTCGCCTGGGAGACCGGCCAGGCCCTGGCGGACTCCTTGCTGACCCGCTACCGCACCGACAACGGCGACTGGCCCACCTCGGTCGGCCTCTCCCTCTGGGGCACCAGCGCGATGCGCACGGCGGGCGACGACATCGCCGAGGCGTTCGCGCTGCTCGGCATCCGCCCCGTCTGGGACGACGCCTCGCGCCGCGTGACCGGCCTGGAGCCCATTGCGTACGAGGAGCTGGGCCGCCCCCGGATCGACGTGACGCTGCGCATCTCGGGCTTCTTCCGCGACGCGTTCCCGCACACGGTCGGCCTGCTCGACGACGCCGTACGGCTGGCCGCCTCGCTGGACGAGCCCGCCGAGCAGAACTACGTACGGGCACACACCCAGGCCGACCTGGCCGAGCACGGCGACGAACGCCGGGCCACCACCCGGATCTTCGGCTCCCGCCCCGGCACCTACGGCGCGGGCCTCCTCCAGCTCATCGACTCCCGCGACTGGCGCACCGACGCCGACCTCGCCGAGGTCTACACGGTCTGGGGCGGCTACGCCTACGGCCGCGAGCTGGACGGCCGCCCGGCCCGCGAGGAGATGGAGAGCGCCTACCAGCGCATCGAGGTCGCCGCGAAGAACACCGACACCCGCGAGCACGACATCGCGGACTCCGACGACTACTTCCAGTACCACGGCGGCATGGTGGCCACCGTGCGTGCGCTCAAGGGCAAGGCCCCGGAGGCCTACATCGGGGACTCCACCCGCCCCGAGACCGTCCGCACGCGGACCCTCGTCGAGGAGACGTCCCGCGTCTTCCGCGCCCGGGTCGTCAACCCGAAGTGGATCGAGGCGATGCGCCGCCACGGCTACAAGGGCGCGTTCGAGCTGGCGGCCACCGTCGACTACCTCTTCGGATACGACGCCACCACCGGCGTCGTCGCCGACTGGATGTACGACAAGCTCACCGAGACGTACGTCCTGGACCCGGAGAACCGGCAGTTCCTCCAGGAAGCCAACCCCTGGGCCCTGCACGGCATCGCGGAACGCCTCCTGGAGGCCGAGTCGCGCGGCATGTGGGCCAAGCCCGACCCGGCGGTGCTGGACGCGCTGCGCCAGGTGTACCTGGAGACGGAAGGGAACCTGGAGGGCGAGGACTGA